Proteins co-encoded in one Bacteroidota bacterium genomic window:
- a CDS encoding glycosyl hydrolase, whose protein sequence is MKLKTLLFPAVLFFACYNSFAQTKTSAAPATTERMSADAFSGLQFRNIGPAITSGRVVDIAVNPKNKSEYYVAAASGGVWKTVNSGTSYLPVFDGEASFSIACISIDPTNTNVVWVGTGENNNQRVAGYGDGIYKSEDAGKSWKNMGLKTSEHIGKICIDPRNSNIVFAAAYGPLWSAGGERGIYKTTDGGKTWKNTLTISENTGCNEVVMDPQNSNILYATAHQRRRHEWTYISGGPESAVYKSVDGGESWNKLAGGIPEDEKGRIGIAVSPVNSDYVYIIIEGNEKSKGLYRSIDKGANWEKRGTLSTAGNYYQELFCDPKNADKVYAMDYNIMVSIDGGKNFQPIGEKNKHVDNHALWVDDSNVNHILSGCDGGIYESYDGAKTWDFKDNLPITQFYRVCTDNDYPFYNVYGGTQDNFSLGGPSRTKNASGIVNADWFVTNGGDGFFSKVDPTDPNVVYAESQYGGLIRFDKKSGEAIDIKPVEKEGEAAYRWNWDAPLHISNFSNTRLYFAANRLFKSDDRGNTWTTISPDLSRQLDRNKLPVMGKVWSVDAIAKNASTSIYGNIISFSESAKNEKLLYVGTDDGLIQTTADGGTTWTKTATFAGVPERSPVSALMASQHNEKLVYAAFNNHRNGDFKPYLMKSMDAGKTWTSIASNLPVRGSVYSIAEDHVNGNLLFAGTEFGIFFSNDGGQKWIQLKGGLPTIAIRDIAIQKREDDLVLASFGRGFYILDNYSLLRTVKKEDLEKPITLFPVKNALMYVEAQPLGHRGKGFRSESFFSSPNPALGAVFTYYLADNLKNLKQKRKDIEKEKIKKGENVYYPSMDSLRMEDREDEPSLIFTITDEKNNVIRRLKEPAKKGMHRLVWDMRHTPLEPISFRVRDEDNLYDEPNFGPMVMPGTYYVSVAKVENGSVSPLIQPTAFTCVALNAGTFPATDRAALEAFYAKVSELSRVASAADNLRDELVNKVKYLKAAILDSPKSPIDLLNEVKRVENVLKDINVKLNGDASLTKREFEALPGINSRIGNMQYSLWRSTQAPTETNKESFALAAKLFAPIPDELKAIEASILKIEKQLEQDGAPHTPGRDFNWKK, encoded by the coding sequence ATGAAACTGAAGACCTTACTTTTTCCGGCCGTACTTTTTTTTGCCTGCTACAACAGCTTTGCACAAACTAAAACAAGTGCAGCCCCTGCTACAACCGAACGCATGAGCGCAGATGCCTTTAGCGGCTTACAATTCAGAAACATCGGACCCGCCATTACTTCAGGTCGTGTAGTTGACATTGCAGTTAACCCAAAAAATAAAAGCGAATATTATGTAGCTGCTGCCTCCGGTGGAGTTTGGAAAACAGTGAATTCAGGAACTTCCTATTTGCCAGTTTTTGACGGAGAAGCTTCTTTTTCTATCGCCTGCATTAGCATTGATCCTACAAATACCAATGTAGTTTGGGTAGGTACCGGCGAAAACAACAATCAACGCGTAGCTGGCTATGGCGATGGTATTTACAAATCGGAAGATGCCGGTAAAAGCTGGAAAAATATGGGCTTAAAAACTTCCGAGCACATCGGAAAAATTTGCATCGATCCACGCAATTCAAACATAGTATTTGCTGCTGCCTACGGTCCACTGTGGAGTGCAGGAGGTGAACGTGGAATTTACAAAACAACCGATGGTGGTAAAACTTGGAAAAACACCTTGACCATTAGCGAAAATACAGGATGCAACGAAGTGGTAATGGACCCTCAAAATTCAAACATACTGTATGCAACAGCACATCAACGTCGTCGCCACGAATGGACTTACATCAGTGGAGGACCTGAATCGGCAGTGTACAAAAGTGTGGATGGAGGCGAAAGCTGGAATAAACTCGCAGGCGGAATTCCCGAAGATGAAAAGGGACGCATTGGCATTGCTGTATCACCTGTTAATTCAGACTATGTATACATCATTATTGAAGGAAATGAAAAATCAAAAGGACTTTACCGAAGTATCGATAAAGGCGCCAATTGGGAAAAGCGTGGAACTTTGAGTACCGCCGGTAATTATTACCAAGAACTTTTTTGCGATCCTAAAAATGCCGACAAGGTATATGCAATGGATTACAACATCATGGTTTCAATTGATGGAGGCAAAAATTTTCAACCCATTGGTGAAAAAAACAAACACGTCGATAACCATGCGCTTTGGGTTGACGACAGCAATGTAAACCATATTTTATCAGGTTGCGATGGCGGAATTTACGAAAGCTACGACGGTGCGAAAACATGGGATTTTAAAGACAATTTACCCATCACACAGTTTTACCGAGTATGCACCGATAACGATTATCCTTTTTACAATGTTTATGGTGGAACCCAAGATAATTTTAGTTTAGGCGGTCCTTCTCGTACCAAAAATGCAAGCGGAATTGTAAATGCCGATTGGTTTGTAACGAATGGTGGCGACGGATTTTTCTCGAAAGTTGATCCAACTGATCCCAATGTAGTGTATGCTGAATCGCAATACGGTGGCCTAATTCGCTTTGATAAAAAGAGTGGTGAAGCTATCGATATTAAACCCGTAGAAAAGGAAGGTGAAGCTGCATACCGATGGAACTGGGATGCCCCGCTACACATTAGTAATTTTAGTAATACTCGTTTGTATTTTGCAGCAAACCGATTGTTTAAAAGCGACGATCGCGGAAATACCTGGACAACGATTAGTCCTGATTTATCGCGTCAACTCGATAGAAATAAATTACCCGTAATGGGAAAAGTGTGGAGTGTGGATGCAATTGCAAAAAATGCTTCTACTTCCATTTATGGAAATATTATTTCATTTAGCGAATCAGCAAAAAATGAAAAACTCTTGTATGTTGGAACCGACGATGGCCTCATTCAAACAACAGCTGACGGAGGAACTACCTGGACCAAAACTGCTACGTTTGCAGGTGTTCCTGAACGCAGTCCGGTAAGTGCTTTAATGGCTTCACAACACAACGAAAAGCTGGTGTATGCTGCTTTCAACAACCATCGCAATGGCGATTTTAAACCTTATTTGATGAAATCAATGGATGCCGGAAAAACCTGGACGAGCATTGCATCAAACTTACCTGTACGTGGCTCTGTGTATAGCATTGCCGAAGATCATGTAAATGGTAATTTATTGTTTGCAGGTACCGAATTTGGCATATTTTTCAGCAACGATGGCGGACAAAAATGGATACAACTAAAAGGTGGTTTACCAACTATTGCCATACGCGATATTGCGATTCAAAAACGCGAGGATGATTTGGTGTTAGCCAGCTTCGGAAGAGGATTCTACATACTCGATAATTATTCATTATTGAGAACTGTGAAGAAAGAAGACCTCGAAAAACCAATCACCTTGTTCCCGGTAAAAAATGCATTGATGTATGTGGAAGCACAACCTTTAGGTCACAGGGGAAAAGGGTTTAGAAGCGAAAGTTTCTTTAGTTCTCCCAATCCTGCATTGGGTGCGGTGTTTACATATTATCTTGCCGATAACTTGAAAAATTTGAAGCAGAAAAGAAAAGACATTGAAAAAGAAAAAATTAAAAAGGGAGAAAATGTATATTACCCTTCCATGGATAGTTTACGTATGGAGGATAGGGAAGATGAGCCAAGTTTAATTTTTACCATCACCGACGAAAAAAACAATGTAATTAGAAGACTGAAAGAACCTGCTAAAAAGGGAATGCACCGCCTTGTATGGGACATGCGTCATACTCCTCTAGAACCTATTAGTTTTCGTGTACGCGATGAGGATAATTTATACGATGAGCCTAATTTTGGTCCAATGGTGATGCCCGGAACTTATTATGTTTCGGTTGCTAAAGTTGAAAATGGAAGTGTAAGTCCGTTAATTCAACCCACCGCATTTACTTGTGTAGCGCTCAATGCAGGAACTTTTCCTGCTACCGATCGTGCAGCATTGGAAGCATTTTATGCGAAGGTTAGTGAGTTAAGCAGAGTGGCAAGTGCAGCCGATAATTTACGCGATGAATTGGTAAACAAAGTAAAGTACCTGAAAGCCGCAATTCTTGATTCACCAAAGTCTCCAATAGATTTGCTCAACGAAGTAAAGCGTGTTGAAAATGTGTTAAAAGATATTAATGTGAAATTGAATGGCGATGCTAGTCTTACTAAACGTGAGTTTGAGGCGCTTCCGGGAATTAATTCTCGAATTGGGAACATGCAATATAGTTTGTGGCGAAGTACCCAAGCTCCAACCGAAACTAATAAGGAATCGTTTGCTTTAGCTGCAAAATTATTTGCGCCAATACCGGATGAACTTAAAGCGATAGAGGCTTCCATCCTAAAAATTGAGAAGCAATTGGAGCAGGATGGCGCACCACACACGCCCGGACGAGATTTTAACTGGAAAAAATAA